The DNA segment GGTGGGGCGTTCCCTCCCCCCTTGCGTTTTCGTGGAGTGCCCCAGCACAGTAGGCGCATGACGAAAAAGTCTGCGAAAGCGCCTGCCACGAAAGCTGCTCCCAAGTCCGTCAAAGCGGCCGCTCCAAAATCCGCTTCGGTGAAGTTCGGCAAGACCGCCCTGGTCGACACGGTCGCTGACCAGACCGGCCTGACCCGCGCGCAGGCCGGGCAGGCCGTGGATGTGTTCCTCGAGAGCGTCCTGGAAGCCGTGCGCTCCGGCAAGAGCGTCGGCCTGCCCGGCCTGGGCACCATGAGCGTCAAGGAAACCGCCGCTCGCACGGGCGTCCGTCCTGGCACCAGCGAGAAAATTCAGATTCCTGCGGGCAAGAAGCTCGCGTTCAAGGCGGCCACCACGTTGAAGGGCACCCTCTAAACCAGTCGTCGTGCTCTGGCCCCCTCCTCGTGAGGGGGTTCACTCTTGGCCCTACCGACCAGGTGGTTCAGCAGACGGCCACAACCATACTCAAGGGGCAGATAGTACAGCGTGGTCAGTGCAAAGAGAATGCCACTGTCAAGCACGTGGAGCACGACTTGATTTTGTTCTGTGATACACGTGACGTTGATCGGACTGAGGTTATCAAGCAGAACGGTCTTGTTCCAGACGACATTCCAGGCGTGCGTTCCGGACTCTCCGACTTACGGGAGGAACGGATCGAGGAAGTCCTGCGCCACCTGGGTGTCGAGCCGGAAGGCAAAGTCATTGCCCTTGCAATTGGCGACAATCCCGAACGAGGTGACGGCGACAAGTTGGCTGCTATTGTTCAGGAAGATCGGCCCACCAGAGTCTCCGTAACAGGTTCCGCCACCGCCCCGCCCGGGGTTGTTCGTAAATTGAACGCTCTGGCTCCCCGAAATGGAACTCCCCACGCCGATAAACTGCTGCGTGGCCTTATAGCGGGCGTATTCGTCCGGAATTTGCTTGTTGCTGGTCGCGGGCTTCCAGGCCTGGGCGCCATACCCGACTGGTTCGAAAATCTGGGCCTTCAGCTGCGCCTGCCTGGTGGTCTCAAAGTAGTTGAGGGGAGGCAGCTGTCCATAGGTCGCCATGGAGACGGGTTTGCTCAATACGACGACACCGATGTCATAGGTGTTCGGGAACGCTGCGAAGTCGTTGTACAAGGGGTGAGGAACAACGTCGCTGGCCAGAATCCACTCGGCTGCCAGCCAGGCAGCGGTGGAGGAGTACTTGGCCCGGGTCTCCAGGGGTTTCTCAGCAAAACTGACGTATGTGACGTCGTTTTCACTGCCGCCACCCTCGAGGCAGTGCCCAGCGGTCAGCATCACGGTTGGGGAGAGCAGCGTTCCACTGCAGCTGTAATAGCCTTCGCCCTGCTGCACGAAGAGCAGGGTGCCGACATACGGGTGCTCGCCGGCGTCTGGCTGACCCCAGGTGATCAGCGGCCGCAGGGTCACCTCGTTCGCCGGTGTGGGCGGGAGTGAACCGCAGGCACTCAATACCAGAGACACGGAGAGGAGGGAACCAAGCGCAGTGCGACGTGCAGTCATGTGGTCTCCTGTCGGGCGGGGCTCACCATTCGCTCGGCAGATTCCAGGTGACCGTCTACGGAATGTGCGTCTTTGCGGCCCGATATGAAAGATTTGCCCCCGTCGTCAGAGAAGAGTGAGGTGAGGGATAGTTCCTTTGTACACGTTATGTTGGCTTAACCGTTGGAACAGCCCACCTTTAGGTTTAATCCATTCTTAAGGGTTGTTCACAGCAGCTGGACTGGTGCGGTCAAATGGCGCTACTGCGGAACAGTTGCTGCCTGGTTCTCTTCCGCTGCAGTGATCGGGCAGCTGGTCTCGTTACTCTCCCTGCGGGATCATGACTCCTCCCTCCTGGCTGGAATGAACGGCCAGGCCACGTCGTCGACCAGGTCTTCGGCCCGGCTGGCTTCTCCGTCGACCTGGCAGTAGACCTCCCGAAGCGACAGGAAGCTGGACCGCCCATGCGCCTGCGCGAATGCGCAGGTGGCGTCATAGGCCAAAAGAATATTCGGAAACTCGAACTGGGCCCGGGTCAGGGTCATGAAGGCCTCGTGGTGAGCCGGCTCCTCACGCACACTCACGCCTTCAGGCACTGTCAGTGAGCCCGTGAACGGGGTGCAGACCTCTGCCGGACCGTCGTTGTCAGTGTTCACAGCGCCGTGATAGATCACCAGGTGCCCCCCGGCGCGTCGCGAACCGGTCAGGTCATCGAGCTGTCTGAAGACCTCCAGAATCCAGGTGGGAAGATCAGCGACATACACCCGGCGCGTCAGGTTGGCGATGCGTAGAGCGGGAACAAAGCGCTGGGCGACAGAAGCAGATGGGGTCATGGGGGATTCTCCTTGCAGGTGCCCGATCAGGCCCATCACGCGAGCACCTGCACAGGCTCATCCGTCATCAGGGCCCGTCTGTCACTTTCATGCATGACCCGGCGCGCCATACCTGGGCTCCTCCTCTTGGCCGCCTTGGTCAGACCCTTCCGATCAGCGCACAAGATCTGCCCAGGCTTACGTCCAGCCCCACGCGAATTCCGAACGCCAACTGGTTTGCTGATGTCGAAGCCCGACTTCACGGGCAGTACCCGGAGTACATCGGCTTCGCGGTCTACGATAGAATCCTATTCCTCAGCGTGGATTCCGTAGAATACAGCCTTCGCCTCCGCATCCTGCGCGACGTCGCGCGAAGCCATGCCCCTTCTCATCACTCTACAAGCTACTCAGGAAGAGCGAGGAAGAAGGTCGCTCCTTCATCCGACGCGCCGCTGGCCCACACCCGCCCGCCATGCCTGCTGGCGATCCGGCGAACATTCGCCAGCCCGACACCTGCGCCGTCGAACGTATCCCCATGCAGGCGCTGAAACACTTCAAACAACCGGTTGGCCTCACCTGGATCGAAGCCTACCCCGTTGTCCCTGACCCAGAGCACCACTTCGCCGCCGCGCACTTCACCGCCGACCTCGATAATCGCCCGTTCGCGGTACTGCGTGAACTTGATGGCATTGTGCAGAATGTTGGTCAACGCCTGCCGGAGCAG comes from the Deinococcus malanensis genome and includes:
- a CDS encoding HU family DNA-binding protein, with the protein product MTKKSAKAPATKAAPKSVKAAAPKSASVKFGKTALVDTVADQTGLTRAQAGQAVDVFLESVLEAVRSGKSVGLPGLGTMSVKETAARTGVRPGTSEKIQIPAGKKLAFKAATTLKGTL
- a CDS encoding trypsin-like serine protease, translated to MTARRTALGSLLSVSLVLSACGSLPPTPANEVTLRPLITWGQPDAGEHPYVGTLLFVQQGEGYYSCSGTLLSPTVMLTAGHCLEGGGSENDVTYVSFAEKPLETRAKYSSTAAWLAAEWILASDVVPHPLYNDFAAFPNTYDIGVVVLSKPVSMATYGQLPPLNYFETTRQAQLKAQIFEPVGYGAQAWKPATSNKQIPDEYARYKATQQFIGVGSSISGSQSVQFTNNPGRGGGGTCYGDSGGPIFLNNSSQLVAVTSFGIVANCKGNDFAFRLDTQVAQDFLDPFLP